One window from the genome of Acidobacteriota bacterium encodes:
- the smc gene encoding chromosome segregation protein SMC, whose protein sequence is MLKLQKVEMLGFKSFADATQIEFHGAGVAAVVGPNGCGKSNIADAIHWVLGEQSVKTLRSSKMQDVLFSGTPQRRATGLAEVKLTLVDPEARALAETLPMIAPAARQRSEDAETAEESSSASEEVAKLKTDGVISVARRLFASGESEYLMNDRICRLRDIQELFLGTGLGPDSYAIIEQGRIGQILSAKPYERRGLIEEAAGITKFKAKRKLAWAKLESSKQNLARVSDILEEVGKQVISLQRQAAKARRYKELFEQVRVQLRGILFSKQRQKDEEASGLAIELGALRRAVEDQAAQIEVLERTQQESYATLDQRQSELRDATEQRSSLQLAAERARGQAASQLQQAQYLTRRIEESAAEDTQLHTRLEVLQTERAECATLLAGIEAERDSLLARLQDWERRARECQNELQQGTTRLEQIRIEMLNAVGECATLRNQVSQIEQFLAQTSRQTAHAEKQAAELESLREAADGRRRDTDERVGLQKLERGNLSSRQRELEGTLRAQRELESQTRAVLERSRTELASERARLVSLKEILDRHSYATETVQRLFELKSVEDAGRGKLESSGVLADFLEVEPAYERVVEEFLREELDYVVVSNWDSAERGLQLLKSEVTGRAAFILHDQQIDATAGLQSALAPETPGILRPLASCVRFLNGFSSAPAGLLPKLNNCYLVSDAEAGRALAAKYPEKFFLMGEGIWFQGAMVSAGKTDSQGPLALKREMRSLEREVEMHVQTEAQLTVSLKETTEIIGHTQIDLNEVGIRERESERVLMHAERDLREAAEEEARVAGRSDLIALELDRLRAETKNAQEQLTQDTQSIAAKEKARLELEEENTTIMAATTQLRQQVDEARAVEGDLRGRLAALEERRRASTSSVSRLDQTLREVSERRTEISQQTGEWGTQRVNIEEDNRRLEEEITQAAERCEILSRHIEELHTTSAQLREQLAALDQHLHQTRLELEIVREKRSGAEVQMARLQSELDHLRETCRIELQVELEVLLAEAAAENLPLLQAEDLLAAEENWLQLRTKLDNIGPINMMALEEYEECKTRHTFLEQQRQDLLDSIRDTTLAIQEIDEICNRQFTEALGIIGAHFQETFTQLFGGGQGMLRLIQTEDMKDASEAGIEIVAQPPGKRLQSVLLLSGGEKAMTAMALLLAIFRYKPSPFCVLDEVDAPLDEANIGRFTQMVQQMSHDTQFILITHSKRTMSVASVLYGVTMQEPGVSKIVSVRFNQHALPAPPSSRLLAEAVA, encoded by the coding sequence GTGCTGAAGCTCCAAAAAGTTGAAATGCTAGGGTTTAAGTCGTTTGCCGACGCCACCCAGATCGAATTTCATGGCGCCGGCGTGGCCGCCGTGGTGGGACCGAACGGCTGCGGGAAAAGCAATATCGCGGATGCCATCCACTGGGTGCTGGGCGAGCAATCGGTTAAGACCCTGCGTAGCTCCAAAATGCAGGACGTGCTATTCAGTGGCACCCCGCAGCGTCGCGCAACAGGCCTGGCGGAGGTCAAGCTGACCTTGGTGGACCCGGAAGCCAGAGCCTTGGCTGAGACTTTGCCGATGATCGCTCCTGCGGCCAGGCAACGATCAGAAGATGCGGAAACGGCGGAGGAATCTTCGTCCGCCAGCGAGGAAGTGGCCAAACTGAAAACGGATGGAGTCATCTCCGTTGCGCGCAGACTGTTCGCTTCAGGCGAAAGCGAATACCTGATGAACGATCGCATCTGCCGCCTGCGTGACATTCAGGAACTGTTCCTCGGCACCGGGTTGGGCCCGGACTCCTACGCGATCATCGAGCAGGGCCGCATCGGACAAATCCTAAGCGCGAAGCCTTACGAACGCCGCGGGCTGATTGAAGAAGCCGCCGGAATCACCAAATTCAAAGCCAAGCGGAAGCTGGCTTGGGCCAAGCTGGAATCTTCGAAACAGAATCTGGCGCGTGTCAGTGACATTCTCGAAGAAGTCGGCAAGCAAGTGATCTCGTTGCAGCGTCAGGCAGCGAAGGCTCGCCGGTACAAGGAATTATTCGAGCAGGTACGAGTCCAACTGCGTGGCATTCTGTTCAGCAAGCAGCGCCAGAAAGATGAAGAGGCCAGCGGACTGGCCATCGAACTGGGGGCACTGCGGCGCGCGGTCGAGGACCAGGCCGCACAAATAGAGGTCCTGGAGCGCACTCAGCAGGAATCATACGCCACGCTCGATCAACGGCAGAGTGAATTGCGCGATGCGACGGAGCAGCGCTCCAGCCTGCAGCTTGCCGCCGAGCGTGCGCGCGGACAGGCAGCCAGTCAGCTTCAACAGGCGCAATATCTGACCCGCCGCATTGAGGAATCTGCCGCGGAAGACACCCAGTTGCACACACGCTTGGAAGTATTGCAAACAGAGCGGGCGGAGTGTGCCACGTTGCTGGCTGGCATTGAGGCCGAGCGCGATTCGTTGCTGGCGCGGTTGCAGGACTGGGAGCGGCGCGCGCGTGAATGCCAGAACGAACTGCAACAGGGGACGACTCGTCTGGAGCAGATTCGCATCGAGATGTTGAACGCGGTCGGCGAGTGCGCCACGCTGCGCAATCAAGTTTCCCAGATCGAACAATTCCTCGCGCAGACCAGCCGGCAGACGGCGCACGCGGAAAAACAGGCTGCCGAGCTGGAGTCGTTGCGCGAGGCCGCCGATGGGCGTCGCCGCGACACGGACGAGCGCGTGGGCCTGCAAAAGCTGGAGCGCGGAAATTTGTCCAGCCGCCAGCGGGAGCTGGAAGGGACACTTCGCGCGCAGCGGGAGCTGGAATCCCAGACACGCGCGGTACTGGAGCGTTCACGCACGGAGCTGGCCAGCGAGCGGGCCCGGCTCGTTTCACTCAAAGAGATTCTTGACCGGCACTCCTACGCCACGGAAACGGTCCAGCGCCTGTTCGAGCTAAAGTCGGTGGAGGATGCGGGACGCGGCAAACTGGAGTCATCCGGCGTGCTCGCCGATTTTCTGGAAGTCGAACCGGCATACGAACGCGTGGTGGAGGAGTTCCTCCGTGAGGAGCTGGATTACGTTGTCGTCAGTAACTGGGATTCAGCCGAGCGCGGATTGCAGTTGCTCAAAAGCGAAGTTACCGGTAGAGCGGCGTTCATTCTACACGACCAGCAAATAGACGCCACCGCCGGATTGCAGAGCGCATTAGCTCCCGAGACGCCTGGAATTCTGCGGCCACTGGCCAGTTGTGTCCGCTTCCTCAATGGGTTTTCCAGCGCACCAGCCGGATTGCTGCCCAAACTTAACAATTGTTATTTGGTGAGCGATGCCGAAGCGGGTCGCGCCCTGGCCGCGAAGTATCCCGAGAAGTTTTTTCTGATGGGCGAAGGCATTTGGTTCCAGGGCGCCATGGTGTCCGCCGGCAAGACGGATAGCCAAGGCCCGCTCGCGCTGAAGCGCGAGATGCGTAGCCTCGAGCGCGAAGTGGAAATGCACGTGCAGACGGAAGCCCAACTCACCGTTTCACTGAAAGAAACGACGGAGATCATCGGACACACGCAGATTGATTTGAATGAAGTGGGAATCCGGGAGCGCGAGAGCGAGCGGGTGCTCATGCACGCGGAGCGCGATCTGCGCGAGGCGGCAGAGGAAGAGGCTCGCGTTGCCGGTCGCAGTGATCTGATCGCGTTGGAACTGGATCGTCTGCGCGCAGAGACTAAAAATGCGCAAGAGCAATTGACTCAAGACACGCAAAGCATCGCCGCAAAAGAAAAGGCCCGGTTAGAGCTGGAGGAAGAAAACACCACGATCATGGCCGCGACTACGCAGCTTCGGCAACAGGTGGATGAGGCGCGCGCCGTGGAGGGAGATCTGCGGGGGCGTCTGGCTGCGCTCGAGGAGCGTCGTCGAGCCAGCACAAGTTCGGTGTCCCGTTTGGATCAGACGCTGCGGGAAGTTTCCGAGCGCCGCACCGAAATTAGCCAACAGACCGGGGAGTGGGGTACGCAGCGAGTAAATATCGAGGAAGACAATCGACGCCTGGAGGAAGAAATCACCCAGGCCGCCGAGCGGTGTGAAATTCTCTCGCGCCACATCGAAGAGTTGCACACGACCAGCGCTCAGTTGCGTGAGCAGCTAGCCGCGCTCGACCAGCATTTGCATCAGACGCGACTGGAGTTGGAGATTGTCCGCGAAAAGCGCAGCGGGGCCGAAGTACAGATGGCCCGGCTGCAATCCGAGCTCGATCACTTGCGCGAGACCTGCCGTATCGAACTCCAAGTGGAGCTGGAAGTGCTGTTGGCCGAAGCCGCGGCGGAGAATCTTCCACTGCTGCAAGCCGAGGATCTGTTGGCTGCCGAGGAAAATTGGTTGCAGTTGCGAACCAAGCTCGACAATATAGGCCCCATCAACATGATGGCGCTTGAGGAGTACGAGGAGTGCAAGACGCGTCATACCTTCCTCGAACAGCAGCGCCAGGATTTGCTCGACTCGATTCGTGACACGACCTTGGCCATTCAGGAGATCGACGAAATATGCAATCGCCAGTTCACCGAAGCGCTGGGAATTATCGGCGCGCACTTCCAGGAGACATTCACGCAACTGTTCGGCGGCGGCCAGGGCATGCTGCGGTTGATTCAGACCGAAGACATGAAGGACGCGAGCGAAGCCGGCATTGAGATTGTGGCCCAGCCGCCGGGCAAGCGCTTGCAGAGCGTGCTGCTGCTCTCGGGCGGCGAGAAGGCGATGACAGCGATGGCACTGCTGCTGGCAATCTTCCGCTACAAGCCAAGTCCATTCTGCGTTCTCGACGAAGTCGACGCGCCGCTGGACGAAGCCAACATCGGCCGCTTCACGCAGATGGTCCAGCAGATGAGCCACGATACGCAGTTCATCTTGATCACGCACAGCAAGCGAACCATGAGCGTGGCGTCCGTGTTGTACGGAGTAACGATGCAGGAGCCGGGCGTGTCGAAGATCGTCTCGGTGCGCTTCAATCAGCATGCGCTTCCGGCACCCCCGAGTTCTCGCCTGCTGGCCGAGGCGGTAGCGTAA